The window GGGCCAGCCGCTGGGCGATCTCGCGGACCTTGCGGCCCTGGAGGAAGCGCAGCTCCAGCAGGTTGTAGAGCAACCACTCCGGCGCCGTCAGCTTCCGCTCCCCATCCGGGCGGAGCCGCTCGATGGCCTCGGCCAGCACGGCCCGCAGGGCGCGGATGGGGTTACCGTCGTGGGCTTCCATCGCCTGCTGCACCACCCGCAGCTGCAGCAGGGGGCTCTGGAGCAGCCGGGGGCCGCCCCAGTAGTGCGCCAGGGCGTCCCGGACCCAGGTGGTGAACTCTGGATGTTCGATGAGGGAGAGGGTGGAGGGTTCCCGCTCCGCCCACCGCAGGCGACGGGCCTCCTCGGCCACCTGCTCCAGGGCCTGCAGCGCCCGCTCCTGGATCAGCCGGTCCTCCAGGGCGGCGGCGGCCCGGGCGATCCAGACGGGGAGGACCTCGTGGAGGACCTCGGGGGAGACCTCGATGGATGGAGCGGCCACGGCGATGGCCCCCAGGAGGATCCCTTCCGCCCGGCTCCGCAGGGGCCACACCCAGAAGCCGTCCGTCCGCACCGGCCCGTTCGAGGAGGGCTCCACCTCCGCCAGAGTGGCCTCGATGGAGGCATGCGCGATGTCGCCGAAGGCGGCCACGGGCTCGATCCCCTCCGGGGTGCGACGCACCACGAACCCGGTGGGCGAGCGGAGGGTCTCGCAGATCAGGGCCAGGATCCCCTCCAGGAACTGCCGCAGATCCCGGGCGGTGATCATCGTCTCGCTCAGCCGGCGCATCCGCGCCAGCTCCGAGACGTCCCGCCGCAGGAACAGCCACTCGAAGAAGGGGCGGATCGCATCGCTGAGCAGCTCATAGCTGACGATCGTGCCCACGGCGGCCAGGGGGAGAAGGAGGGCCAGGGGCAGACCCAGGGCGTGGCTCAGCCGGCTGACCCCGAACATCACCAGGGCCACCAGGGTGGCCAGGACCGGCCCGCGCAGCAGGTAGGTGATCCAGCGCTGCTTGACGATCCGGTCCGGCACCAGCACGTCCACGTAGGCGACGGCGTAGACCATGCCGAACAGCATCGTCCCGATGAACAGGTTGCTGATCCCCACCATCCCCCAGAAGACCAGGGGGTAAGCCGGGAGGGTCCGCCCGGCCAGAAGCAGATAGGGGAAGACCCCGACGGCGGGGGCGATCATCGTGAGGGCCAGGTAGGTCATCCGCCGCCGGTGGGTGGAGATCAGCGTCCGTTGCCGGACCCGCCAAGCGTTCACGATCCCCCAGCCCACCCCTCCGATGAAGTAGATCAAAAACAGGGGGAAGAGGGGGCCGGCCCACAGATGGAAGGCCCGGCCATCCGCCGTCCCGTCGTGGACCAGGAGATCGCTCGACAGGGCGAGCAGAAACCAGAGGAAGGCCAGGGCGTAGGCCCCCCGGACCGCCCAGCGGCGCCACGGGGAGAAGGAGCCGGTGCGCTCCAGCAAGGCATCGGTCAGATGCGCGTAGGCCGCCGGGGCGATGGCGATGCCCAGCCATTGCAGCCGGAGCCACGGCTCCGCGGACCGGGGATCGGCCACGAAGAAGAGGACCAGGTCGCCCAGGTAGACGATGGAGACCGAGGCCAGCAGCCACGCCGCCCCCCGGGCGCTCCGGCTCTGGAAGTAATAAGCGAGCAGGTAGACCAGCAGGGAGAAGGCGGCGATGAGCAGCGCGGCGACGATGACGAAGTTGATCTGGATGATCAGGTCGAGCGGATCTGTTCGAGCCATCGCTGGATGCGCTGGATCATCACCCGGCGCCGGCCGGTGTAGCGGTGATCTCCCCCATCGATGAGGGCCAGGTCGGTGTTCAGCCCGGCCCGGTGATGGAGGGTCAAGCTCTGGCGGTGATGCACCACCGGGTCCGCGGTCCCGTGGACGATGAGGAGCGGCCGCGGGGAGAGCCGATCGACCACCTCCACCGGCTGAAGCCCTTCGGCGCAGGCCCGCAGGTCCTCCCGCAGGCGCTCCACCGTCATCCCCTGCATGAAGCGGACCCAGTCGGCGAGCATCGCCTCATCCGGCGTCCAGGCCCGCAGGTCGCTCACCGTAGAGAGCGTGATCAGCGCGAAGGGGCGGGGGTCCTGGGCCGCGGCGAGCACCGCGGCCCAGCCCCCGATGCTGTAGCCCAGCAGGACCAGACGATGGGGGTCCACCGCCGGTTGGGCCAGGGCCCAATCGACGGCGGCCCGGACATCCTCCACCAGGGTGGTGAGGCGGTAGGGGCCTTCGCTTCCCCAGCATCCCCGATAGTGGAAGACCAGCACGTTCCACCCCGCATCCCGGAGGGCGTCGGCCAGGTCCAGGTTGAGCTCCACGCCGGCGATGCCGTGGGCCATCACCA is drawn from Thermoflexus hugenholtzii and contains these coding sequences:
- a CDS encoding histidine kinase N-terminal 7TM domain-containing protein translates to MARTDPLDLIIQINFVIVAALLIAAFSLLVYLLAYYFQSRSARGAAWLLASVSIVYLGDLVLFFVADPRSAEPWLRLQWLGIAIAPAAYAHLTDALLERTGSFSPWRRWAVRGAYALAFLWFLLALSSDLLVHDGTADGRAFHLWAGPLFPLFLIYFIGGVGWGIVNAWRVRQRTLISTHRRRMTYLALTMIAPAVGVFPYLLLAGRTLPAYPLVFWGMVGISNLFIGTMLFGMVYAVAYVDVLVPDRIVKQRWITYLLRGPVLATLVALVMFGVSRLSHALGLPLALLLPLAAVGTIVSYELLSDAIRPFFEWLFLRRDVSELARMRRLSETMITARDLRQFLEGILALICETLRSPTGFVVRRTPEGIEPVAAFGDIAHASIEATLAEVEPSSNGPVRTDGFWVWPLRSRAEGILLGAIAVAAPSIEVSPEVLHEVLPVWIARAAAALEDRLIQERALQALEQVAEEARRLRWAEREPSTLSLIEHPEFTTWVRDALAHYWGGPRLLQSPLLQLRVVQQAMEAHDGNPIRALRAVLAEAIERLRPDGERKLTAPEWLLYNLLELRFLQGRKVREIAQRLALSESDLYRKQRAAIEAVAMVLAEMERRAARLTEEEPSPPPRAPHPARGGGREIPPEEDGAPR
- a CDS encoding alpha/beta hydrolase, whose amino-acid sequence is MLSGVIFESDGYRLLGRFYRADGEGPHPTLVMAHGIAGVELNLDLADALRDAGWNVLVFHYRGCWGSEGPYRLTTLVEDVRAAVDWALAQPAVDPHRLVLLGYSIGGWAAVLAAAQDPRPFALITLSTVSDLRAWTPDEAMLADWVRFMQGMTVERLREDLRACAEGLQPVEVVDRLSPRPLLIVHGTADPVVHHRQSLTLHHRAGLNTDLALIDGGDHRYTGRRRVMIQRIQRWLEQIRST